In Rhodamnia argentea isolate NSW1041297 chromosome 4, ASM2092103v1, whole genome shotgun sequence, the following proteins share a genomic window:
- the LOC125314761 gene encoding uncharacterized protein LOC125314761 gives MPSHFLSGARLNLWERLLYKGVPVDLNSTPCEDSKISGPPTTIVEALRIFAKLFMVKAVGDFKKFLWTAAKIVGMVLPLTKSLTRPTFSFHFLFRFLRIP, from the exons ATGCCGTCTCACTTTCTTAGCGGAGCTAGGCTCAACCTCTGGGAAAGATTGCTATACAAAG GTGTTCCGGTGGACTTGAACTCCACGCCATGTGAAGATTCAAAGATCTCGGGGCCACCAACTACGATAGTTGAAG CACTTCGGATTTTTGCAAAGTTATTCATGGTTAAAGCAGTTGGAGATTTCAAGAAGTTTCTCTGGACGGCTGCCAAAATTGTAGGTATGGTTTTACCTTTAACAAAGTCATTAACCCGGCCCACTTTCTCTTTCCATTTTCTGTTTCGATTTCTCAGAATACCATAG